A window of Nitrospirota bacterium genomic DNA:
CACCCCGGTAGCGGGTATGCCGGCCGGCCCTCCCGCGTCCTGGCCGATGAGGGGCTGGCCCTTTCTCTCGAGCGCGCCCCCGAGCATGATGCCCTCCGACGTGGAGAGCACGTTCACGATCCGGGAACCCATCCTGCCGGCAACGCCGGTCACGACCGCCTTGATCATAGCGACTCCTTGTCAGCCGTGGATCAGGGATAAACGCGGACACCCTGTAAGCCCGGCACGCCTATTCCAATCCGCGGCAAGAATGGTTTCAGCCCTTACAGCAGCCCGTAGTCCTTGAGCGCCTTCTTGAGCTTTTCCTTGTTGGCGTCCGCCATGGCGCAGAGCGGCAGGCGGAATTCCTCGCTGATCCTGCCCATGAGCGCCAGCGATGTCTTGACCGGGATCGGGTTGGTCTCGATGAACATCATGCCGTGCAGCGGCTCCATCTTGTAGTGGAGCCTGAGCGCCTCCTCGTACTTCCCGGCGAAAAAGGCATCGAACATGCCGGCGGCATCGGCCGGTGCGATATTTGCCGTCACCGAGATGGCGCCCACGCCGCCCAGATGGAGCAGCGGGAGCGTCGTGAAATCGTCGCCGGAAATTACATCGAAGTCCCTGCCGCAGAGCCGGAGCAGTTCACTCACCTGCTTCAGGTCGCCGGTGGCTTCCTTGATGCCGACGATGTTCCTGATCGCCCTGAGCCGGGCCACGGTCGGGGGAAGCATGTTGACGCTCGTCCTGCCCGGCACGTTGTAGAGGACGATGGGGATGTCGACGGATTCCGAAACCCTCTTGAAGTGCTGGTACAGGCCTTCCTGCGTCGGCTTGTTATAGTAGGGCGTGATAAGCAGCACGCCGTCGGCGCCGGCCCTCTTTGCGTAGTTCGTCAGATCGATGGTCTCGGAGGTCGAGTTCGAGCCGGCGCCGGCGATGACGGGCACCCGCTTGTTGACGGTCTTCACCGTGATCTCCACCACGCGGTGGTGCTCCTCGTGGGAGAGTGTCGCCGACTCGCCCGTGGTGCCGCAGGGCACGATCACGTCGGTGCCGCTCTTGATATGAAACTCGATGAGATCACCCAGCGCCTTTTCATCGACCTTCCCGCTCCTGAAGGGCGTGACGATCGCAACCATGGAACCTTTGAACATGACAGCCTCCTTATGAGTATGCACCAACAGACAACGCGGATGAACTGGGGTTCAGGGAAGAACTGCGCACTCTCCCTGCTCATCCCTCTTACGCCCGAGGTCATTCATCAGAGATACACACTTCCCTCGCAGATGACCTTCGCATCGCCTTCCAGGTGGAGAGCGGTAAACCGGTCGCCCGACCGTTCATAGGAGACGGTCAGTTTCTCGTCGCTTTTCGTGGTCACTTCCACCGGGGAGGCGACCAGCCCGAGCGTGCCGGCGATGAGCGCGCCAGCCACGGCACCGGTGCCGCAGGCCAGCGTTTCCCCTTCCACGCCCCGCTCATAGGTCCTGATCCTGAGCCGGTGGCGCCCCTGGACCTGAATGAAGTTGACATTGGTACCGTCCGGCTTGAACAGATCGTGCCGCCTCGTCTTCCTGCCGATGGTCTCCACGTCTTCGGCATCGAGCCGGTCGGAAAGGTAGACCAGATGGGGGACGCCGGTGTTGATGAAATGCCCTGTGCGGGCGCCCGTCGCGAGGGGAACTGCGATGTTCAGGCGGAGCGCCGTCGCTCCGGTCAGCTGCACTTTGACAGCGTTCTTCCCGACCTCGGCGCGGACGAGCCCTGCCTTCGTCTCGAAGGACAGCGTCCTCTTCGCGATCTTTCTCAGGTAGGCAAACCGCGCGGCGCAGCGCGAGCCGTTCCCGCACATCTCCGCTTCACTTCCGTCCGCATTGAAGAAGCGCCACTTGAAGTCGGCCTTTTTCGACGGCTCGATGGCGATGAAGCCATCGGCCCCGACCGAGTAGTGGCG
This region includes:
- the dapA gene encoding 4-hydroxy-tetrahydrodipicolinate synthase → MFKGSMVAIVTPFRSGKVDEKALGDLIEFHIKSGTDVIVPCGTTGESATLSHEEHHRVVEITVKTVNKRVPVIAGAGSNSTSETIDLTNYAKRAGADGVLLITPYYNKPTQEGLYQHFKRVSESVDIPIVLYNVPGRTSVNMLPPTVARLRAIRNIVGIKEATGDLKQVSELLRLCGRDFDVISGDDFTTLPLLHLGGVGAISVTANIAPADAAGMFDAFFAGKYEEALRLHYKMEPLHGMMFIETNPIPVKTSLALMGRISEEFRLPLCAMADANKEKLKKALKDYGLL
- the dapF gene encoding diaminopimelate epimerase, producing the protein MKKIPFYKMQGSGNDFILVDNRRGVLTGRNLRQVAMTVCDRHYSVGADGFIAIEPSKKADFKWRFFNADGSEAEMCGNGSRCAARFAYLRKIAKRTLSFETKAGLVRAEVGKNAVKVQLTGATALRLNIAVPLATGARTGHFINTGVPHLVYLSDRLDAEDVETIGRKTRRHDLFKPDGTNVNFIQVQGRHRLRIRTYERGVEGETLACGTGAVAGALIAGTLGLVASPVEVTTKSDEKLTVSYERSGDRFTALHLEGDAKVICEGSVYL